CATCGGCTCCCCATGGCTGGCGCCTTTACCCTTGTAACCACAGAAGAAAGGGAGTCCCAGGAGTCACATGGGCCAAGGGACAGAGACTGTGGGGGTGTCATGGAGTTCTGTGCACCCATATCTGAGGCTTGAGTTCTTCATTACTGGCGTTGTTAATATGGAGTCTGGTCCCTGTTCGCTCTCATAGGCTAGTCTCCACCCGCCATCTTCACTGTCTTCATCAGGCCATAGCAAAGAGCAAAGAAAGTTGATTTATTCAATGTGGGTACAGTGGGGAGATGAAGAGGATTGCACTcgctctccctctgtctctttgtctatctctctgtctctgtccctctgcctatctctctgtctctgtctctctgtctctgtccctctgcctatctctctgtctctgtctctctgtctctgtccctctgtctctgtctctctgtctctctgtctctgtctctgtgtctctgtctctctgtctctgtctctctgtctctgtctctgtctctctgtctctgtatctctgtctctctctctgtatctctgtctctctctctgtctgtctctgtctctctgtctctgtatctctgtctctgtctctctctttctctctctagagattctctatatagtcctgactgtcctggaactcactctgtagaccaggctggcctcaaactcaagagatccttctgcctctgcctcccgagtgctgaatAAAAGGCATGCACCCACCCCCTCCGGCTCATTGGAGATCATGCTATAATTACGTCATTAGatcatttccccctccctttcttctctcaggtTTAGGTTTAATGAGGGCAAGGGGTGTGTATGGCATCATTCCTGGGTAAGGTGCCTGCCTCATATAACATCATCGCCTGGGCCCCAGTCTTCTGCAGGTTGTCAGAGCTGTGTGAAGTCTCTTCCTGGGAGACATGTTCCTCCTCTGCCTGGCCCTGGATTCTCAAGGAAATTCCAAGTTCTCTGGGAACCATAGCTTCGATAGTTGCAGGGAGGGGCGCTAAaccaccctttcacaggagtcccCTAAGTCCGTTgggaaacagatatttacagttatgaggtagtaataaaaataattttatgattggggggtcACCACTGCATGAAGAgctgtattaaggggtcacagcatcaggaaggttgaagCCGCTGCTCTAGAGCATCGTCTGCCAGAACCCCAGGCCAGCATCAAGCGGGATGTGTCCGCCTGTACTGTTTGAGTCAGGCAGTGGACAGGCTCATGGCAGAGTCAGGTGGTGGACAGGCTCATGGCAGAGTCAGGTGGTGGACAGGCTCATGGCAGAGTCAGGTGGTGGACAGGCTCATGGCAGAGTCAGGTGGTGGACAGGCTCATGGCAGACtacctgctctccctctcccagaggCCAGGCCTCTTGCCACTTAAGGGATTTATACCCTTCAGTCTCACCGTGATTGGTCCAGGAAGTCACGGGAGTGAGCGAAAGCATAGCTGCTTTAATCCCAGGGCCCTCATTCCGTTTTCCTCTCCACGAGGTTCTCTCATAGGGATCATGAACATCGGCTGTTGAGACTCTGGCCAAAGCCCTGAAGCAGAAGTTGAGGGCAAGGCACAAAAGGACTCACTTCCCAAAGCCTGGAGATTGGTTTAAAAGGACTGACAAGCTCAGAACCGAGGGAGGATGGTTTCCACGCCTCacaatgtgtgtgtacatgtatatgcgagtatgcatgtgtgtgcctatgtgcatgcatgcatgcatgtgtgagtgtgcatgtgtgtctatgtgcatgcatgtgtgtgtctgtgtgcatgcactgctagagcatgtgcatgtctgtgtgtatgcatatgtgtgtgtctgtgtgcatgtatgtgtgtacctgtgcacatgcatgtgctaaTACgtatgcatgtctctgtgtgtgcatgtgtgagtgtgcatgtgtgtgcctgtgtgcatacatgtacaagtgtgtgtgtgtgtgcatgcatgtgctagtgagtgtgcatgtgtgtgcataggcgatcacatgaacatgcacacggGTGATTGtcagtgtggaagccagaggaaaactGTGGATGTCATTTGTCCTCAGGCATCGGCCATGTTTGTTGATTTTAatgggttggtgagatggctcagtgggtgaaggtgcttgcccCACAAACTGGCAATGTGAATTCAGTGCCTTGGACCCTTCTCTGTAAGGGCACAGAGTCGTCCTCTGAGACCACAAGCAAGCTGTGGCATCTGCACACTCCTTCTGTTTGTCCGTATTGTGTATTTGAAGGAGGCGGGATCGAGTACACGTGCCACAGCTTGTGGAACTCGAGTCAGTACTCGTCTTATGTGGGtttcaggaatcaaactcatgaTGTCAGTTTGGtgcctttaccccctgagccattcattacccattgagctatctccctggctcccctcaccccactatctatctatctatctatctatctatctatctatctatctatctatctatcttctatctttctttctttctttttttttttattattaacttgagtattttttatatacatttcgagtgttattccctttcctggtttctgggcaaacatccccctaatccctccccctctatctttctttctattcttccttcctttttctttctcccttccttccttcctatacttcctttctttcttcctatccttgctttctctttctttcttttgtccttcctgccctacttccctctctcccaccttcctttctttctttctttctttttttctttctttccttccttccttccttccttctttctttctttctttctttcttttttttttttttttggttctttttttttttttttagctggggacccaacccagggccttgcgcttcctaggcaagcgctctaccactgagctaaatccccaaccctctttctttcttttctttctttctttctttctttctttctttctttctttctttctttcttactttctagTAAGCTCTTTCACAGGCCTGGAACCTCACCAGTGGTCTGACTGGCCTTGGagtccagggatccacctgcttctgcttccctagccctgggattgcaggtataaATCACCACACCTAGATTTTCCtaacatgggttccaggaatcaaacttgcCAGTTGAGCTccttatcaactgagctatctcccagcctggctcctccccacctttttttttttttttttttcacaaatggTCTTAattggtagcccaggctagactggaATTTGCTACACAAAtctggctgccctcaaacttatGGTGACCCTGATGCCTCTACCTCAGCCTCACGAGGACTGGGATCACATGCTTGTGCTACCACACTCTTAGAACTGGAAAAGTAATGCTTCCTCCTCAGGGAGTCAGTAGAGACTCGATCCAGGGTGAGTCAGGCCTGGATTCATGGCTGATGATTCTTGGACCACTTCAGGATGGGCCCATTGCTCACCCAAACAAGTAGAATCTCTGCCTCCTAAAGGTTCGGGTATCCCTGGGCCAGGGCCACTGGTcaggagattgtgtgtgtgtgtttgtgtgtgtgtgtgtgtgtgtgtgtgtgtgtgtgtgtgtgtgtgtgtgtgtgtgtgtgtgtgtgtgtgtgtgtgtctgtgtatgtgtgtgtgtgtgtgtgtgtgtgtgtgtgtgtgtgtgtgtgtgtgtgtgtgtgtgtgtgtgtgtgtgtgtgtgtgtgtctgtgtgtgtgtgtgtgtgtgtgtgtctgtgtatgtgtgtgtgtgtgtatgtctgtgtctgtgtctatgactGTGTatctgactgtgtgtgtctgtgtatgtgtgtgtgactgtgtatgtgactgagtgtgactgtgtgtgtctgtgtgtgtgactgtgtctgtgtgtgtgtgtctgtgtgtgtgtgtgtgtgtgtgtctgtgtgtgtgtctgtgtgtgtctgtgtctgtgtgtctgtgtgtgtgtgtgtgtgtgtgtgtgtgtgtgtgtctctgtgtgtatgtgtgtgtgagtgtgtgtctgtgtgtgtgtctatgtatgtgtgtgtgtgtatatgtgtgtgtgtctgtgtgtgtgtgtgtgtgtctgtgtgtgtgtgtctgtgtgtgtgtgtgtgtctgtgtgtgtgtgtgtgtctgtgtgtgtgtgtgtgtgtctgtctgtgtgtgtgtgtctgtgtgtgtgtgtgtgtctgtgtgtgtgtgtgtgtctgtgtgtgtgttggggttcaGGGTTGTCTGGATCTGCCTGCTGTGTTCCCTTTgctcagaaagaggaagaaggaagattgccCTGGCGATCAGCTAATTGGGCCAAGTCCTTGGTCCTAGCCTCTGAAGCCAAGATGTATAttatatgtgggttctggggagggGTGCAGACACTGCTAGTAAACATACAAACCATCCTCCTTGTGAGAGGTGAATAGCCAGCTGCCTCAGTACCCATTAGCTTCACTAGCACTCGGCCTGCTCCCACCCTCTGGGAGGTGTGACAAGACAGGACATCCTGGTTAGCATTCCTGTGACGCCCACCCTCCCTGGCCTGCTAAATATACATCAAGGAGGAACCAGGAAGAAGCTACCACAGACAGGATTAAGTCTTCCACTGGGCAACAGCCATGGGGGCAGCTGGACTGCCTGGAAGGACCCCAAGGTTATTCTCAGGAAGGTCCCCAAAACAGCTAGGGAGATAGGGGTCCAGTCTCCTCACATTGGGGGTTACAGAGTAGGCCTGGCatgcaggaaggagaaaagctGTACCTCACtgcctctctttttttaatgatgaGAGGGGAGGAAattgagtcaaaaaaaaaaaaaaaaagcaggtgggGGCTCTACTGCTCGAATACTAGAAAGAGCTGGACGACCCCCTTTGGGTTCATTTGGCTAACATTTCTGCAacacagtctatcactgagggaagctgaggcaggaactaaagcagagatcACCTAGGGCCacggcttactggcttgttctccaagGCTTGATCAGCCTGCATTCTTAAACAGCCCAGGACTTCCTGTCTAGGGATGGACTGTCCACAGTGGGCCGAGttctcccacaccaatcattaagaCAATGGCCCCACAGACTTGTCTATAGGCCAGTCTGACAGAGGTATTCTCTCAGTTgggcttccctcttcccagatggccctagcttatgtcaaattgaaaaaaaaaaaaagtcgatttactttttttttaaaagaattaattatttatttcatgtatgtgagtacactgtagctgtcttcagacacaccagaagagggcatcggatcccattacagatggttgtgagccaccatgtgggtgctgggaattgaactcaggacctctggaagagcaatcagtgctcttaaccaccgagccatctctccagcccctggtttccttttctggctatgtatttatttatacacttattattattttgagacagtgtctcttgtATCTCAGGCTAACtgtgaacttgctatgtagttagGCTATCCTGGACTCCTGATTTTCCTGTacctcccaaacgctgggattatGGGCAACAGGCTCCTATGCCATCATACCTGTCCTGTTGTCATTTTTAATTCAGTGCTGGGCGGGCACTCTACTGACGAAGCTAAATCtctacttctgtctgtctgtctgtctgtctgagctaTCTACCTGTTGTCTGAGGCAGGGCCTTTTATAACCCAAGCTGTCTTCAAATTCATTATATAGGCCCATGCAGTCCTCACACTCATgattcttctgtctcagcctccccggTCCTAAGATGATAGGCATCCACCATTTCTGGCCTTCTAGGCTCTTTGGATAGACTCTGGGGACCCTGGGGAAAGGTCTCAGCTGAAGTGGGGATGGATCTGCTATCACTAGGTCCCTGATGGATCACTTTTCCTTCTGCTTGAGTCTGCCTCGACACTTGCCGGCACAAGGAACTACAAGAATCCAACAGTCAGAGGGGGGTCAAAGACTCCTTCCTGCTTTAGGGTCAAGAAGAAGGGCCCCAGGGATAACAGTGGTGGGGCTGGGATGCTGAGaacccattcttttcttcctctgctcctgaCTCACCGTGCATGACCTACCTTCCTGTCAGGTTCAAACTCCCTTGCAGAGCAAGATGCCCAAGTGCTGCCCAGGACAGAAACCATTCTCATGGGACGAGGTAAGTGTCCTCGTGGAGATGTGTTGGGGTAGAGCAAGTGAGACCCTGAAGACCCCAACCGGACCGAATGAGCCCAGATGGACTAAACTCCCCGCGGTAGAGAGGAAGACTAGCATCGCTGAGGTCAGCAAGAGGACCTGGGCCCTGCGGATGGGGATGAAAGGGGCCTTCTTCAAACAGCGGTGCTCAGGAAGCTACTGTGTGTTCATGCGCACGCGTGCGCGTGAAAAGGGTGGTGGAGGGGGTGTCACTTCACAATGGAAGCAAAGACAAGGGGAGAGCTGACCCTTCTCGACCACTAACTCTCCACTCTCCGCTGGCTGTGGGCCCTAAGTCGGTCACTTGGATTTCCCTATAAAAGCCAGTTGAAAGAGCCTCTGACTCTTGGGCCTGATGGGTCAACCAGGCAGTCCtgcagcgccccctgctggatGAGCCAACAGGGGCCGAGCCCATGCTCAGCTCCTTGAGGCTGCGGGACAGGCCAACTGGGGGATTAGAATCCCTGAGATAATCCCATGCCAAAGACTGTCCTTTCAGCACAGCAGGCTGAACAGCTAGGGGGTCTCAATTCAGAAGTTAGGACTGGGAATATAATTCAGCAGTGGAGTGCTTGCCTCGAATGCGTGAGGCTCCAGATCTCAGCTtcagtgggagtgtgtgtgtgtgtgtgtgtgtgtgtgtgtgtgtgtgtgtgtgtgtgtgtgtgtgtgtgtgcgcgcacgcgcatgcaCGCGCTCACCAGCACTGATTTGGGGTATGCGGGCTGGTACAAAGTCATCttcaactacacagtgagtttggggccagcctgggctacttgagaccctttccttcaagaacaaaacaaaaaggtgaaTCTGTCAGCCAGCACCCCGACCCTGGACTTGAGAATTGAGGGACAATTCACTTCTGTTGTTCGAGCCACAGCCTGTCCGACTTTGTGATGTCAGTCTTAGAAAATGAATGAGATGGGTCCAGAAAACCGTTCTTCAGCCAACTTCCAATCAAACCAGTAAAAGCCATACAAAGACTTGGGAAGAGCCAGGCAGCAGTGgcccacgcctttagtcccagcaccgaggaggcagagataggtgaatccctgagttctaggctagcctggtctacaaagtaaattccaggacagccaggctgtatagagaaatgctgtctcaaagcacccccttcaaaaaaaaaaatgagagaccCTTGACAAGTAACGGTCCCCAGAGCTAACGTAGTTAAGTGATAGTCAACATGATGTGGTCACCAGGAAGCCAGGACCGTAAGGAAGGACTTGATGACTCCAAAGTGGGTTTCCATCAGTGGGTTTGGggctgggagggaaggggaaggacaaACTGTTGGGGAGAGGACTCCTCCCAACCCCCGTCAAGAAAACTTCTTGAGAGTTTATCAATAAGAAAAgctagctgggtggtggtggcacctacccttagtcccaacactcaggaggcagaggcaggcagatctctgagtttgaggctagcctgatctatagagtgagttccaggacaggcagggccacacagagaaactctgacttgAAAAACCAAGGTAAAAGAAATGCTTAAAAGAAGGTGTGGAGGTTCACACGGTGACCTCAGTACCCAGGCAGCTATGGTAGGGGAATTTCTCTATTCTCCTCCCAGGTCcagtcaccctgggctacatagtgaggtcttgTTTCaactgcccccaacccccaaagcccTAAACAAAAGTGCACAAGGAAACAAGAATAGATCTTTTGGTGGGGTTGattatatataactatacacacacacacacacacacacacacacacacacacacacacccttatataTTTAACCCTGGCTGATCtcaaacttatgatcctcctgcctcagcctctcgtgcactaggattacaggcatggatgGTGTCACCAGCTAAGAGCAGATATTTGATAGCCCTTGTCATTTACCTTTCAATGATtcaccattttatatttttttggaggcagagtctctcacaaAGGTCGGAACGGCCTCACACTCCTTATGAACTCCCGACGTGCTACCTCCACTTCCCTAGTGTTGAAATTACAGGGGTGTACGGTAGCATCACGCCTGGCTACAAAATGTTGAAAGTTGTGACCCAatgcattttctccttttttggaaaacctttttaaaaacttgttttgtatttgtgtgcGTTGTTCagtcatgtgtgtgcattcatgtgtgagtgtatgtgcactgtgtgtgttttcctgcagTCAACATCTTAtatatggaggcagaggcagggtctctctctctctctctctctctctctctctctctctctctctctctctctctctcgagatGGGCTTTCTTTGTGTATCCTGGAAGTCACAGAGGTAAACCTGCCTCTTCCTGCCCTTCCCCAAGAGTTAGGATTAAAGCTATGCTTCACCTCCACTCCGTGAGAGGCAGGGGCTCTTGAACCGAGAGCTCAGTAGTTCGCCTAGTCTCGATAGCCAGCTCGCCCTGAGGATTTCCTGTTCCCATTTCCGGTGTGTTCAGATTCCTCTTCCTTCAGGCCATCCAAACTCCATTCCTCACCCTTGCGTGCTGagcactttaccctctgagccatctcctcaggcgcaaattttttacttatttttggacAGGGCCTGGATAGGCCACCTAgtctgtctccatttcctggaCTCAAGTAAtcctccagcttcagcctcctaagCAGCTGAGACCACCTGTGGGTGCCCCACGGTGCCTAGTGTCTCACGTGTTTTATTAGGGAAACATGATACTAGGTCCCAAATCTGTTAGGCCCAGGACTAGAAAGTTAGGAACCGAGCAAAGCATCCCCGGGATGGCCTTTCTCTGCACCCCACCTGTGCTGATCTCTACCTGCCTCAACAGCACCTCTCCAGCCATTTGGGGGAAGTTTCAGTgctgtggggggaggagggatagcCGAGAACACTGCCTTCTCTGACCTCTCTTGAGGTGGGAGCACCTGACATTTGGCAGCAGCATCTTGTAGCTAAGCCAAGCCCCCTGGTGTGGTTCTCATTGCCGGCTCTGAGGACAATTGCTTGCCCCTGATCCTGGGCACTCTCTGGTAGTGTTTCCCACCAGGGAACAAGAAACTCAGTATTTCATTTGACTGAAAATCAAGGATACCTTTTGCTTTCTTCCCAGAGACTCCATGTGGGGTGTGGATGGGTTGGTCTGAGCTGAGACAGACACCATTCACTCCTCTTGGGGTTCCCTCTTCCCTGGTTGCCTGCCCTTGTACTCCCTCTACCCTAAGCAGAAAAGAGAGCTCCAAGCATCCAccctgtttggtttcagacccggGACCAGGAACTGAGGTGCACAtcttacatatcaaagcagacctggcctctaggttctcccagcatccctcagtctctacctggCAGACCCTGAACTTTCCGATCCACGAACTGGGCTGCCCTTCTCCCAGCGGCTCCTCCCTATGTAATCCGGACATTTTGgtgtctccacctcctcctcttctctttgtgCTCATGTCCtttctccccctcacccccttttCCTGTCGTGACGTCCCTGGCCTTGACCCTCGGGGCCAGACGTCCATcctagagcagcttcccaataaacctgtctttaatataatctaatctggcttgaattggttCATTTTACCAGTGGAGAAATACCTAATACACGATGCCCTGCACACGTCTGTGTGTGCGCAGTGGAGACTCTGACGCTCGGTGCCCACGGTGGTGGTACACGCTCACCCCAAGTAGCAGTTGGGTCAGCTTCCAGAGTCCAGCCTTTTCCCTCGTCTCAGACCTGGTGGCTTAGAGCACACACGTAGCTACCCCTCACAGGGTACAGTCAGAAACATCCCGCCCCATCCCCAAAGGCCTAGAGCATCGGCCAACACGCACCAGCACACCAAAGCTGCATCCAGACTAGAAACCGACTCTCGGTTCAAGCAATTCTGCCAGTACGTGTTCGTGACACACTTGGGGACACACTTTGGCTTTTTCAGAGCTTAATGGAACTGGGAATGGTGGCTGAGGGATGAGAGCTGTTACCCTCTTTCTGGGTATGGTCGAAGGCACTGGGTGTGCCTTAACTCTCTGGACAAGTAagagaggaagtgtgtgtgggggcgtGGGGAGGTGTGACGGAGCATTTATTCTGCACCAACTGTGTGCCTGGCCTACGTCAGCTCTATTGCTTGGTCATTCAGTCAGTGGCAACCAAGGTGGGTGGGGGCTCAGCTCCAAGCTCCTATTGAGGAGAGAGGTCAGCTCAGCCTGCCGCAGCTGGCAGCTAATGTGTTTACCCAAAGCCTGCAGCAGGTGGGCGGTCCATCTGCCGAACTCTCCCTGCTGAACcccaggttggggtgggggtaggcaATGCCAACAAGAGGGCCCTAGCAAGAGTCAGGGAGAGGAGCACCCCTACCCACTGAGCTTCCCTCCCAGTGCAAAAGAAACACCTTTCTCCAAGGCtgagggtggtggtgggttttAGTTTTAGGTGGTGTTTTAGTTTCTAGTGCCCAAAGCGAGACTCAGACACCCTTGGTGGTGCTGGTGCAAGGAGAAATTCAGAATCGAATTAGGATGTCTGAAACCAAAGGGGTTGCTTGTCCCCGTCTGGGTCGGGCCTGGGGATGCCCAATGTGGGTGAAGACAGTGGGACCTCTATTCCTAACTAGGCACCTCCCATTGCTCAGCCAAAAACACCTGCACCCCCAACCCAGGAAAGGCCACCAATGCCGACTGATAGTTTTCCTTTTCAGACTCCAACTTTACCACTCGAAGCCAGAGGCCACCAGTTTAGGGAGTGGGAGGCAGGCTAGGTTTACATGAatatgtgcatctgtctgtccatctgtctgtccatccatccatttacctgtccacctgtccatctatccacccatccatctgtctgtccgtccatctgtctgtccatccacccatccatccatctgtctgtatgtccatccatccatctgtctgtccatccatccatccatccatccatccatccatccatccttctattcATCCCTTCAGCTCACATTAGCATTTGCCCCGTATGTGCTATTATGATGTGTGGGTCAGGAGAGAACCCTCTTTCCCCCAGAAAACTGCAATTGGGATGAAGTCACTGATAAggtgactgattttttttttcttctttttacctcGAGTCATCCAAAGCAGGAGCCTTTGCTCATCCAGATCGCAAAGTTGTTGAGTTGTTTTGATGAATACAATTGCAAAGGTCTCCTCAGGTGGcggtggcatgcacctttaaccccagcacttgggaagcagagggagaggccTCTGAGTcggaggccagcgtggtctacagaagagttgcaggacagccaagtctacacagggaaacccttgtctccaaaacccaaaaccaaaccaaaacaattgCAAAGATCTCTGTGCAGGTGGCCCCAAGGCTCCTGGGATGTCTAGCCTGGCCCCTTTACCTCTATAACTCTGCCCCTACGGACTTCAGCACAAGTTCCGTCACCGTTCCCTTTGGCTGTGACTTTAAAGCACAAGACATATGGACATCCTGGATGACCTGTCGGACTGTGGCTCTGAAAGTCTTGCTGATGAAGCAGTAGAGGCCAAAGTTGACCGCCGTGTTGAGCATGGCCAGCATGTTGGCTATGTCCAAGGCGAGGTGGACCCTCCAGTCCCGGTGAACAGGAGCCACATACAGATGGTACAGCATGACAGAAATGCGCGGTGCCCAGAGGAGAGCGAAGAGGGAGGTGACACCCAGGAGGATGGCTGTGCTCTTACTCATCCATGGCCGCAGCCCTCTCTGGCCCCTCTTCCGTAGCCGAAGGATGATGGCGGAGTTGGTGACCAGGAAAACATTGCAGGGAATGAAGTAGACGATGAGACAGTGAGCCCACTTGAGGAGTTTGTCCATAGTGCTAGGAGGGTCTGCATCCCTCCACACATCCAGCCACCAGTAGAATGGGATGCCGGTCAGTAGGGTAACGCTAAGGACAGCGGCAATAGCGCGGTGGGTCCGGCCTGGGGACGAGGTAGCCCGATGGCGCAAGGGGCGGCACAGGGCATTGTAGCGGTCCACCGTGAACAAAACTGCAATCCAGACTGAGGCGTGATTGGCAGCAAACTCCAGGATGTTAGCCGTGCGCACCACGGCCTGGGGCACCTGGCGGGCCAGCACGGCTCCCTGCAGGAGGAAGCCTATGAAGACGATGACCACTTGTGTGACGATATCTGAGGCTGTGAGTGCCAGGAGATAATGGTAGGAGGGTTTCCTGGTCCTGACAGCAAGGCGGGCCAGGACCACTGTAGTCAGGACGTTGACTGATGGAGACCCGTGTCGGAAGGGAGAGAGGTCAGAGGCATCAGAAGGGGTGTTAGTTTGTATGGTTCCTCCCACCGGTCGCTACAAAGGACATCGCTGCCTTCCTGTTTCTAGTTCCCTCTTACTCCTTCCCgcagtactgggaactgaacccagggcctgaatCTAGGGCCAGGCAAGCACTAGACTCGCTGCAGTATGTCCTAGTGCATTAGCCTTCTTTCTCACTTTGTATTTTAAGTCAGGGTCTAACAAagttgccctggctggcccagaactcacgtGGTAGCCAGGTAGGCCCTGTACTTCCTGTTTTGCCTTCCCAGatccagctggcctcaaactctctgtcgagttgaggatgactttgaacctctCTGATCTTCCTGACTGCATTCCCCAAGTGCTTAGATGACACGTATGAGCCACTATACCcactttatgtggtgctggggatgggggggtgacccagggctttgtgcgtgCTAGACAAACACTCAGCTAGATGAGCCAGGGCCAAGCCCTTCAACTGCTTGCAAGTCTAGTTTGAGTGGCAGATCATCCACCTAGCATGCCACAGGTCCTGGGGTCTGTTCCCtgtaacaacaaaaccaaatcgCTGGGAACGAGCAGAAGTAACGCATTCAAAGTACTACCAGTTTGTGTTCAGACTCCATTTACTCACAGGGGAAAGCTGAGCTCAAGATTCCAGGCCCTTAGGGGAGCTTGGGACTTCCCAatagctgaacagcttctgttgtaaaGGGACAGTTGCCTGAGTCCAGGGgcaacttctccatcttgctggccctgtcaAACTAAGT
The genomic region above belongs to Rattus rattus isolate New Zealand chromosome 9, Rrattus_CSIRO_v1, whole genome shotgun sequence and contains:
- the Gpr142 gene encoding probable G-protein coupled receptor 142, translating into MGLEGPETAAQPQVTLLPTVNGSNPQYDSVDGHWPETPEKSPCVAGIIPVIYYSVLLSLGLPVNVLTTVVLARLAVRTRKPSYHYLLALTASDIVTQVVIVFIGFLLQGAVLARQVPQAVVRTANILEFAANHASVWIAVLFTVDRYNALCRPLRHRATSSPGRTHRAIAAVLSVTLLTGIPFYWWLDVWRDADPPSTMDKLLKWAHCLIVYFIPCNVFLVTNSAIILRLRKRGQRGLRPWMSKSTAILLGVTSLFALLWAPRISVMLYHLYVAPVHRDWRVHLALDIANMLAMLNTAVNFGLYCFISKTFRATVRQVIQDVHMSCALKSQPKGTVTELVLKSVGAEL